A stretch of Bacteroidota bacterium DNA encodes these proteins:
- the prmC gene encoding peptide chain release factor N(5)-glutamine methyltransferase yields MKTRRTLLDAATERLGEAGIENVRRNAEWMLEGALGLDRTSLLTRLDEPVTAEEAEVFETMMSRRLKREPLQYVIGHADFYGIRLRVTPAVLIPRPETEELVEAALERLEDVPKPWVLDLGTGSGAIALALKHERPDAEVFACDLSEDALAVAAENADRLALDVSFIRADILAPVFAEGVPPCFDLLVSNPPYVPDAEAAMLEPEVRDFEPPAALFTGDDPLVHYRAIAGHAARVLKPGGLVVVETHADYADAVRDLLAESGFADAGVKDDLAGRPRIAWGHFRS; encoded by the coding sequence ATGAAAACCCGGCGCACCCTGCTCGACGCAGCGACCGAGCGGCTCGGCGAGGCCGGGATCGAGAACGTGCGGCGCAACGCAGAGTGGATGCTCGAAGGTGCGCTCGGGCTCGACCGGACCTCGCTGCTAACACGCCTCGACGAGCCGGTGACTGCCGAAGAGGCCGAGGTCTTCGAGACGATGATGAGCCGTCGGCTGAAGCGCGAGCCGCTCCAGTACGTCATCGGCCACGCCGACTTCTACGGTATCCGGCTCCGGGTCACGCCCGCCGTGCTCATCCCGCGCCCCGAGACGGAAGAACTCGTCGAGGCCGCGCTCGAGCGGCTCGAAGACGTGCCGAAGCCGTGGGTGCTGGACCTCGGGACCGGTAGCGGAGCCATCGCCCTCGCCCTCAAGCACGAGCGGCCCGACGCCGAGGTCTTCGCCTGCGACCTCTCCGAAGACGCCCTCGCCGTCGCGGCCGAAAACGCCGACCGGCTTGCGCTCGACGTGTCGTTCATCCGCGCCGACATCCTCGCGCCGGTCTTCGCTGAGGGCGTCCCCCCGTGCTTCGACCTGCTGGTCTCCAACCCGCCCTACGTCCCCGATGCTGAGGCGGCCATGCTCGAACCCGAGGTGCGCGACTTCGAGCCGCCGGCCGCCCTTTTCACCGGCGACGACCCGCTCGTGCACTACCGCGCCATCGCCGGCCACGCCGCGCGCGTGCTCAAGCCCGGCGGCCTCGTCGTCGTCGAAACGCACGCGGACTACGCCGACGCCGTCCGCGACCTCCTCGCCGAGAGTGGCTTTGCCGACGCCGGCGTCAAGGACGACCTCGCGGGCCGGCCTCGCATCGCCTGGGGACACTTCAGGTCATGA
- a CDS encoding SDR family oxidoreductase, which produces MRSYHSRTVLVTGASGGIGEAMARQLARDGARLLLTARSEDTLHRLADELRVQGAEAEVFAHDLGTPGAAQGLFDRITEAGHALDVLVNNAGFGKIGTFMEYEAGVYEGMVTLNVTNLVTLTRLALPGMLQRGTGGVLNVASTAAFQPVPYFAVYAATKAFVKSFTEALHAEVGGTGVAVTCLCPGPTDTGFFERADMDGVPGGRAAETPEKVARVGLEALLENEHTVISGLNNKVMAAAARFAPTKAVLAVGKKMMQEF; this is translated from the coding sequence ATGCGCTCCTACCACAGCCGTACCGTCCTCGTCACCGGTGCCTCCGGCGGCATCGGCGAGGCGATGGCCCGCCAGCTCGCCCGCGACGGAGCCCGCCTGCTGCTCACCGCCCGCTCCGAAGACACCCTCCACCGGCTCGCCGACGAGTTGCGCGTCCAGGGTGCCGAGGCTGAGGTGTTTGCCCATGACCTCGGCACGCCCGGGGCCGCCCAGGGGCTGTTCGACCGGATCACCGAGGCGGGGCACGCCCTCGACGTGCTCGTCAACAACGCCGGGTTCGGCAAGATCGGGACGTTCATGGAGTACGAGGCCGGCGTCTACGAGGGCATGGTGACGCTCAACGTCACGAACCTCGTCACGCTCACGCGGCTCGCCCTCCCGGGCATGTTGCAGCGCGGCACCGGCGGTGTCCTCAACGTCGCCTCGACCGCTGCCTTCCAGCCCGTCCCCTACTTCGCCGTCTACGCCGCTACGAAGGCGTTCGTCAAGTCGTTCACCGAAGCGCTCCACGCCGAGGTCGGGGGCACAGGTGTCGCCGTGACCTGCCTCTGCCCCGGTCCGACAGATACGGGATTCTTCGAGCGCGCCGACATGGACGGCGTCCCCGGCGGGCGGGCCGCGGAGACGCCCGAAAAAGTCGCCCGCGTCGGCCTCGAAGCCCTGCTGGAGAACGAGCACACCGTCATCAGCGGCCTCAACAACAAGGTGATGGCTGCCGCCGCCCGCTTCGCCCCGACGAAAGCTGTGCTCGCCGTCGGCAAGAAGATGATGCAGGAATTCTAG
- a CDS encoding PHP domain-containing protein — MLPDLFQGRVLFHCHTHYTDGTPTADDYVRWAAARDLDRVVFLEHIRRAPTYDVGTFAEEVQEAGKRHEVPVVLGFEAKVLPGGALDIADEHLALAAVIGVAEHAFPEDITLWDASLRAAFAFAGSLDVPAVWVHPGLRLQKWHRLDAEQARYASLLDAAQDAGLLVEQNARYRLVPDDVLPLVRPECLVRGIDAHRIEDVERFFAP; from the coding sequence ATGCTGCCTGACCTCTTCCAGGGCCGCGTGCTCTTCCACTGCCACACCCACTACACCGACGGCACGCCGACGGCCGACGACTACGTGCGCTGGGCCGCGGCGCGCGACCTCGACCGCGTCGTCTTCCTCGAACACATCCGCCGCGCGCCGACGTACGATGTCGGTACCTTCGCCGAGGAAGTCCAGGAAGCGGGGAAGCGGCACGAGGTCCCTGTCGTGCTTGGCTTCGAGGCGAAGGTGCTGCCGGGCGGCGCACTCGACATCGCCGACGAGCACCTTGCCCTCGCCGCTGTCATCGGCGTCGCCGAGCACGCGTTTCCCGAGGACATCACCCTGTGGGACGCGTCGCTCCGAGCCGCTTTTGCTTTTGCCGGGTCCCTGGACGTTCCGGCCGTATGGGTTCATCCGGGCCTTCGCCTGCAGAAGTGGCACCGGCTCGACGCGGAGCAGGCGCGCTACGCGTCGCTCCTCGACGCCGCGCAAGACGCTGGGTTGCTCGTCGAGCAGAACGCCCGCTACCGGCTCGTGCCTGACGACGTGCTGCCGCTCGTCCGGCCGGAGTGTCTCGTCCGGGGCATTGACGCGCACCGGATCGAGGACGTAGAGCGGTTCTTCGCGCCCTAG
- a CDS encoding ATP-grasp domain-containing protein, whose protein sequence is MVAALRVLVTGAGAPGIRGTLYALRAGAGDRPLVTVGVDLSEQAVGRYLVDAFHPVPPPESPGYLDALRAVCRAERVDLVLPQTTRETAVLSRHRNAFSEARVMVSGAEAVEAANDKGAVLRAFDGLGLPAPAWHLARSEAGLVEAAEALGYPDVPVAVKPPVSNGMRGLRILREAAWDARRFLTEKPNGVEVSLGDLLAVLRRGDAWPDLLVTDYLPGPEYSVDAFAGDRLAAAMPRRRDAIRSGISFETTLLPDRADLTEPTLRAAQHLGLRYAFGFQFKEDADGVPRVLECNPRVQGTMVASVFGGLNAVWLGVQECLGETPRALPDSLRTATFRRYWGGLGIVDDEVTEV, encoded by the coding sequence GTGGTAGCCGCGCTCCGGGTGCTCGTCACCGGGGCCGGGGCCCCCGGCATCCGGGGGACGCTCTACGCGCTACGCGCCGGAGCCGGCGACCGGCCGCTCGTCACCGTTGGGGTAGACCTGAGCGAGCAGGCGGTCGGGCGGTACCTCGTCGATGCCTTTCACCCCGTCCCGCCGCCGGAGTCGCCAGGCTATCTCGACGCCCTCCGCGCCGTCTGCCGCGCCGAGCGGGTCGACCTCGTCCTCCCCCAGACGACCCGGGAGACTGCCGTCCTCTCGCGCCACCGCAACGCGTTCAGCGAGGCGCGGGTGATGGTGAGCGGAGCCGAGGCGGTCGAGGCCGCCAACGACAAAGGGGCCGTGCTGCGTGCGTTCGACGGCCTCGGCCTGCCGGCTCCCGCGTGGCACCTCGCCCGGAGCGAAGCCGGCCTCGTCGAGGCTGCCGAAGCGCTCGGGTATCCCGACGTGCCGGTCGCGGTCAAGCCGCCGGTCTCGAACGGGATGCGCGGGCTCCGCATTCTGCGCGAGGCCGCGTGGGACGCCCGCCGCTTCCTCACCGAAAAGCCGAACGGGGTCGAGGTCTCGCTCGGCGACCTCCTCGCCGTCCTCCGGCGCGGCGACGCGTGGCCCGACCTCCTCGTGACGGACTATCTGCCCGGCCCGGAATACTCCGTCGATGCGTTCGCGGGTGACCGCCTCGCCGCAGCGATGCCGCGCCGCCGGGACGCGATCCGCAGCGGCATCTCGTTCGAGACTACGCTCCTGCCGGACCGCGCCGACCTGACCGAGCCGACGCTACGAGCCGCACAGCACCTCGGGCTCCGCTACGCCTTCGGGTTCCAGTTCAAGGAGGACGCAGACGGCGTGCCGCGCGTGCTCGAGTGCAACCCCCGCGTGCAGGGGACGATGGTAGCGAGCGTTTTCGGCGGCCTCAACGCCGTCTGGCTCGGCGTCCAGGAGTGCCTCGGCGAGACGCCCCGTGCGTTGCCGGACTCCCTCCGCACCGCAACCTTCCGCCGCTACTGGGGTGGCCTCGGGATTGTGGACGACGAGGTGACTGAGGTTTGA